Proteins from a single region of Primulina tabacum isolate GXHZ01 chromosome 5, ASM2559414v2, whole genome shotgun sequence:
- the LOC142544268 gene encoding uncharacterized protein LOC142544268: MEVEGVRKNEAVIIFGPKDLKGVNLLHKDALVIQARVANYDIMRVFVDSGSSVNVIFKEALVQMDLQGYNLETVDTALFGFAGHIVYPEGEIFLPLSLGTGELKKTVMTTFTVMDTLSSYNIILGRPAMNKLRAKRARKERKKFQSCGEMERVVEKGEVQFVAEEEQEVVEIGTCKEIRVA; encoded by the exons atggaggtagaaggggtgaggAAGAATGAGGCAGTGATTATTTTTGGCCCGAAAGATTTGAAGGGTGTCAATCTTCTCCACAAAGATGCCCTGGTAATTCAAGCAAGGgtagcaaattatgatattatgaggGTCTTCGTGGACTCAGGAAGTTCTGTGAATGTTATTTTCAAGGAAGCCCTTGTacagatggatttgcagggATATAATTTGGAAACAGTGGATACAGCGCTTTTTGGCTTTGCTGGCCATATTGTCTATCCAGAAGGGGAGATTTTTCTGCCCTTATCTTTGGGCACCGGGGAGCTAAAGAAGACGGTGATGACCACTTTCACTGTGATGGATACCCTTTCATCATATAACATCATTTTGGGGAGGCCAGCCATGAACAAGCTAAGGGCC AAGAGGGCGAGGAAGGAAAGGAAGAAATTTCAGAGTTGTGGGGAGATGGAGAGGGTAGTGGAGAAGGGAGAGGTGCAGTTTGTGGCAGAGGAAGAGCAGGAGGTGGTGGAGATTGGAACATGCAAGGAAATTCGGGTGGCCTGA